Proteins encoded together in one Thermodesulfovibrionales bacterium window:
- the plsX gene encoding phosphate acyltransferase PlsX, with protein MKIALDAMGGDHAPEVTVEGAIETLKEYPEIEVILVGDASRIEEELKKKKRYPQERLTIKHASEVIAMDESPSQALRRKKDSSIKRAVELHRDGEADAVVSAGHSGVAMATALFLLGKSPGVDRPAIAASLPTLKKPFVLIDAGANVDCKPSNILEFAYMGAAYYRAVFSVVDPRVALLSIGEEDTKGNELTKEAFRLLKASGLNFRGNIEGKDLFIGDADVVVCDGFIGNIVLKMSEGLAEVIMKMLKREISDISTGRIAYLLMKPALRRFKKKTDYAEYGGAPLLGINGTCIISHGRSSAKAIKNAILVAANLAKAGLYMTISQELSRIKESINLEIPAYNGVSS; from the coding sequence GAATACCCTGAAATAGAGGTAATCCTTGTTGGAGATGCCTCAAGGATTGAAGAAGAGCTTAAAAAGAAAAAAAGGTATCCTCAGGAAAGGCTCACCATTAAACACGCATCAGAGGTAATAGCAATGGATGAGTCACCCTCCCAGGCACTGAGGCGAAAGAAGGACTCCTCAATAAAACGTGCTGTGGAGCTTCACAGGGATGGTGAGGCAGATGCCGTGGTCAGCGCAGGCCATTCAGGTGTTGCTATGGCAACTGCCCTTTTTCTACTTGGAAAGTCTCCTGGTGTTGACAGACCGGCTATAGCTGCATCTCTACCTACCTTAAAAAAACCCTTTGTTCTGATAGATGCCGGTGCAAATGTGGACTGTAAACCATCAAACATCCTTGAATTTGCCTACATGGGTGCTGCTTATTACAGGGCTGTATTCTCAGTTGTGGACCCAAGAGTTGCACTTCTCAGTATTGGAGAAGAAGATACAAAAGGCAATGAGCTAACAAAGGAGGCTTTCAGACTGCTTAAAGCATCCGGTCTGAATTTCAGGGGGAATATAGAGGGAAAGGACCTCTTCATTGGTGATGCTGATGTAGTGGTCTGTGATGGATTTATAGGTAATATTGTTCTTAAAATGAGTGAAGGGCTGGCAGAGGTGATAATGAAGATGCTTAAGAGAGAGATATCAGATATATCCACAGGAAGGATAGCCTATCTGCTTATGAAACCAGCCCTCAGGAGATTCAAAAAAAAGACAGACTATGCAGAATACGGTGGCGCACCTCTTCTTGGAATTAATGGCACATGTATAATAAGCCATGGACGCTCCTCGGCAAAGGCAATAAAGAATGCCATCCTGGTGGCTGCTAATCTGGCAAAGGCAGGTCTTTACATGACAATATCTCAGGAACTATCAAGGATAAAAGAGTCTATCAACTTAGAAATTCCTGCCTATAATGGAGTCTCCAGCTGA